Proteins encoded in a region of the Trypanosoma brucei brucei TREU927 chromosome 5, complete sequence genome:
- a CDS encoding hypothetical protein, conserved (Repetitive protein. Number of repetitive motif uncertain.), with product MQQQQQQKHLVGSGATNNTMGRVDFLQLPASCNAEGSSRWRWRFQTQQQRHQHGDSDSGEGEDGGVFYNVQRVEDDGKETDIMYVAKTIGNEVLHHEVTPRYPNSRSSINDELSSATGSSSSNDICEEPLPLYFIRNAGKRRIGPVCESVTEKERTHFSTESVRKADITPPTEPLQVEIISKRTSYIGLHVFQEQNEIVAHVEEEKHSSDDSDYREQREGDTPMVPSFVYYSAPRRGQHTSESEEYATEFDESCAPATNNEHHHASPLKPTLIKKRCYIPVPSPPEGHTKVSMSYHTSIQSATPPSEITSPLQVSFIRSKLCGNYRSEAEAQLPMSIEAIKGAFQRSDKSAKATLPPSMRRQARECKPQRQQQPECFRERREVSSSSSEDEYNGVMIPAKEGRRNAHTFKKVNTVREQEHKNGGLKEEQQMRESDIQKNRAQQVVFGFMPKQNHKHTEVHEACDEQMPVSVCGILEQPLSMAHVFDSLMKDAEVHEACDEQMPVNVCDILEQPLSMAHVFDSLMKDAEVHEACDEQMPVNVCDILEQPLSMAHVFDSLMKDAEVHEACDEQMPVNVCDILEQPLSMAHVFDSLMKDAEVHEACDEQMPVSVCDILEQPLSMAHVFDSLMKDAEVHEACDEQMPVSVCGILEQPLSMAHVFDSLMKDAEVHEACDEQMPVNVCDILEQPLSMAHVFDSLMKDAEVHEACDEQMPVNVCDILEQPLSMAHVFDSLMKDAEVHEACDEQMPVNVCDILEQPLSMAHVFDSLMKDAEVHEACDEQMPVSVCDILEQPLSMAHVFDSLMKDAEVHEACDEQMPVNVCDILEQPLSMAHVFDSLMKDAEVHEACDEQMPVNVCDILEQPLSMAHVFDSLMKDAEVHEACDEQMPVSVCDILEQPLSMAHVFDSLMKDAEVHEACDEQMPVSVCGILEQPLSMAHVFDSLMKDAEVHEACDEQMPVSVCGILEQPLSMAHVFDSLMKDAEVHEACDEQMPVNVCGILEQPLSMAHVFDSLMKDAEVHEACDEQMPVNVCDILEQPLSMAHVFDSLMKDAEVHEACDEQMPVSVCGILEQPLSMADVFDSLMKDAEVHEACDEQMPVNVCGILEQPLSMAHVFDSLMKDAEVHEACDEQMPVNVCDILEQPLSMAHVFDSLMKDAEVHEACDEQMPVSVCGILEQPLSMAHVFDSLMKDAEVHEACDEQMPVSVCGILEQPLSMAHVFDSLMKDAEVHEACDEQMPVNVCDILEQPLSMAHVFDSLMKDAEVHEACDEQMPVSVCGILEQPLSMAHVFDSLMKDAEVHEACDEQMPVNVCDILEQPLSMAHVFDSLMKDAEVHEACDEQMPVNVCDILEQPLSMADVFDSLMKDAEVHEACDEQMPVSVCGILEQPLSMAHVFDSLMKDAEVHEACDEQMPVSVCGILEQPLSMAHVFDSLMKDAEVHEACDEQMPVNVCDILEQPLSMADVFDSLMKDAEVHEACDEQMPVSVCGILEQPLSMAHVFDSLMKDAEVHEACDEKTILLVVRETNVVVHQLCAERELSPLLRFGRYLKSVIGTVCSVVGGVVGLGTLSPHLFKGFVVEGKKTSCLIPRVSGYPFKKCSYLPKGSLMVVMLMDAEGRQVLTKHFVLNSGSLGLFKELTVMADEDAASRQDRVLNVSRRLRNAVKLIGGIEGCVSVADSPQNPGRLRLQVMPRHVRTSKLISLWEVSVIPSIIITEIASKPDLFLFSLSGGIAHYSMKVPRAACRGDTRNMSWIYEKGEIQTDALDKLSVRRCRHRPNCGDGLSTHCLTVEAVQNLMHGEMVEVGLEHLSGSKGETSRQECGNSLTNGRGRSTSSVAISAVPDVRESAIDDQVMRVVPWSPSAFVRDPIVSRDRRVLGHSDAPRLSPSLGSLSLATGESDQHPAHCALVRLGPLSSAKQETRTNENRVGALQVAGDDTSLNGLYERKRLGLLDFVRAGRPDAPKTKVLSDRTQSGSDSPQGMGVRLPRTAVARQFLPDRTYGGVESAIFGCDVSQWPGDFEKREQHCQKSLSDIIPITQREAEELGRERHFIERILGKASRLSQRNVTVREVEADEVAMELIFQSEDLSQAYKCQVSLLAKAYLEEVEAAAVRRVIELSRGSPRADTLQHALAVREGRRMQLSEKAANEMKAGTAIHNGPIDRANPRGVPQPWAHLCHHDLVADGNAQAIAAACRGAQHFGTKMFAYICELSKQKEEKNESIFNKYPFLPPLPYGVPLSDIELSTDLEFRQCALKLRENPNDEGSKDEMRCIVLRLAKVHAIDRVNTAPEGLRGLWDTILQHHPVSECDNGSGFYGNTAVCVDEDRLPQLTGPTVADVRVLRGLGGGSAYKQFIACCRKDLPCALKRWGTQLALGGADAFHLSTEDLGLIRGFYNGAAGGSGKLLSYGNFEEFLVQTLGSRPDVTLAGLNQLLQTTFAALSRPHVVKFDDFTQFLTALAACEYLGGGNPLPAVRRRPAGKLAPLLVTPPRASVATRFPDSSRHRFDLVPLCPRETRLQPLRVNKTTDSPVPVSVASETTEVTTFAGDGAHERRCSTGAGGAFRRAALQRPSTAQWSVVPRERVPQHASPPLMPRNAEVWTPEVTGKSGSESVTPESTSESGNEEA from the coding sequence atgcaacaacagcaacaacagaaacactTGGTAGGCTCCGGCGCTACGAACAACACAATGGGTAGAGTTGATTTCTTACAATTACCCGCTTCATGTAATGCTGAAGGCAGCAGCAGGTGGCGTTGGCGGTTTCAaacacagcaacagcggcatcAACACGGTGACAGTGACAgcggtgaaggtgaagatgGAGGAGTTTTTTATAACGTTCAGAGAGTTGAGGATGATGGGAAGGAGACTGACATCATGTATGTTGCTAAAACTATAGGAAACGAAGTGCTTCACCATGAAGTAACCCCACGTTACCCAAACAGTCGCAGCTCCATAAATGACGAGTTATCATCTGCGAccggaagcagcagcagcaatgaTATATGTGAGGAGCCCCTCCCTCTTTACTTTATCCGTAATGCGGGGAAGCGCAGGATCGGCCCCGTGTGCGAGTCCGTCACGGAGAAAGAACGAACCCACTTTTCCACCGAGAGTGTCAGAAAAGCCGATATTACCCCGCCTACTGAACCTTTACAGGTGGAAATAATATCAAAACGAACCTCATACATCGGCTTACATGTATTTCAGGAACAGAATGAGATTGTGGCGCACgtagaagaagagaaacacagCAGCGACGATTCCGATTACCGAGAACAACGTGAAGGCGACACCCCAATGGTCCCAAGCTTTGTGTACTACAGTGCGCCGCGCCGCGGGCAACACACTTCTGAAAGCGAGGAATATGCCACAGAGTTTGATGAGAGTTGCGCACCAGCAACAAACAATGAACACCACCACGCGTCACCACTAAAACCAACACTAATAAAAAAACGATGTTATATACCTGTACCCTCACCACCCGAAGGCCATACAAAGGTCAGCATGAGTTACCATACATCCATACAATCAGCAACACCACCTTCGGAAATAACATCGCCATTGCAAGTTAGCTTTATACGCAGCAAGTTATGCGGTAACTACAGGTCAGAAGCTGAGGCACAGCTTCCGATGAGTATTGAAGCGATAAAAGGTGCTTTCCAGAGGTCAGATAAGTCAGCAAAAGCAACGCTGCCCCCGTCTATGAGACGGCAAGCAAGGGAGTGCAAGCCACAGCGTCAGCAGCAACCTGAATGCTTTCGTGAGCGAAGAGAAGTAAGTTCTTCTTCATCTGAAGACGAATACAACGGAGTGATGATACCCGCAAAAGAAGGCAGGAGGAATGCACACACATTTAAAAAGGTTAACACTGTCAGAGAACAAGAACACAAAAACGGGGGTCTAAAAGAAGAGCAACAGATGAGGGAGAGCGATATTCAAAAGAATAGAGCACAACAagttgtttttggttttatgCCAAAGCAAaatcacaaacacacagaggtgcacgaagcatgtgatgagcaaatgccagtgagtgtgtgtggtattctcgaacaaccactttctatggctcatgtgtttgacagcttaatgaaagatgcggaggtgcacgaagcatgtgatgagcaaatgccagtgaatgtgtgtgatattctcgaacaaccactttctatggctcatgtgtttgacagcttaatgaaagatgcggaggtgcacgaagcatgtgatgagcaaatgccagtgaatgtgtgtgatattctcgaacaaccactttccatggctcatgtgtttgacagcttaatgaaagatgcggaggtgcacgaagcatgtgatgagcaaatgccagtgaatgtgtgtgatattctcgaacaaccactttctatggctcatgtgtttgacagcttaatgaaagatgcggaggtgcacgaagcatgtgatgagcaaatgccagtgagtgtgtgtgatattctcgaacaaccactttccatggctcatgtgtttgacagcttaatgaaagatgcggaggtgcacgaagcatgtgatgagcaaatgccagtgagtgtgtgtggtattctcgaacaaccactttccatggctcatgtgtttgacagcttaatgaaagatgcggaggtgcacgaagcatgtgatgagcaaatgccagtgaatgtgtgtgatattctcgaacaaccactttctatggctcatgtgtttgacagcttaatgaaagatgcggaggtgcacgaagcatgtgatgagcaaatgccagtgaatgtgtgtgatattctcgaacaaccactttccatggctcatgtgtttgacagcttaatgaaagatgcggaggtgcacgaagcatgtgatgagcaaatgccagtgaatgtgtgtgatattctcgaacaaccactttctatggctcatgtgtttgacagcttaatgaaagatgcggaggtgcacgaagcatgtgatgagcaaatgccagtgagtgtgtgtgatattctcgaacaaccactttccatggctcatgtgtttgacagcttaatgaaagatgcggaggtgcacgaagcatgtgatgagcaaatgccagtgaatgtgtgtgatattctcgaacaaccactttctatggctcatgtgtttgacagcttaatgaaagatgcggaggtgcacgaagcatgtgatgagcaaatgccagtgaatgtgtgtgatattctcgaacaaccactttccatggctcatgtgtttgacagcttaatgaaagatgcggaggtgcacgaagcatgtgatgagcaaatgccagtgagtgtgtgtgatattctcgaacaaccactttccatggctcatgtgtttgacagcttaatgaaagatgcggaggtgcacgaagcatgtgatgagcaaatgccagtgagtgtgtgtggtattctcgaacaaccactttccatggctcatgtgtttgacagcttaatgaaagatgcggaggtgcacgaagcatgtgatgagcaaatgccagtgagtgtgtgtggtattctcgaacaaccactttccatggctcatgtgtttgacagcttaatgaaagatgcggaggtgcacgaagcatgtgatgagcaaatgccagtgaatgtgtgtggtattctcgaacaaccactttctatggctcatgtgtttgacagcttaatgaaagatgcggaggtgcacgaagcatgtgatgagcaaatgccagtgaatgtgtgtgatattctcgaacaaccactttccatggctcatgtgtttgacagcttaatgaaagatgcggaggtgcacgaagcatgtgatgagcaaatgccagtgagtgtgtgtggtattctcgaacaaccactttccatggctgatgtgtttgacagcttaatgaaagatgcggaggtgcacgaagcatgtgatgagcaaatgccagtgaatgtgtgtggtattctcgaacaaccactttccatggctcatgtgtttgacagcttaatgaaagatgcggaggtgcacgaagcatgtgatgagcaaatgccagtgaatgtgtgtgatattctcgaacaaccactttccatggctcatgtgtttgacagcttaatgaaagatgcggaggtgcacgaagcatgtgatgagcaaatgccagtgagtgtgtgtggtattctcgaacaaccactttctatggctcatgtgtttgacagcttaatgaaagatgcggaggtgcacgaagcatgtgatgagcaaatgccagtgagtgtgtgtggtattctcgaacaaccactttccatggctcatgtgtttgacagcttaatgaaagatgcggaggtgcacgaagcatgtgatgagcaaatgccagtgaatgtgtgtgatattctcgaacaaccactttccatggctcatgtgtttgacagcttaatgaaagatgcggaggtgcacgaagcatgtgatgagcaaatgccagtgagtgtgtgtggtattctcgaacaaccactttctatggctcatgtgtttgacagcttaatgaaagatgcggaggtgcacgaagcatgtgatgagcaaatgccagtgaatgtgtgtgatattctcgaacaaccactttctatggctcatgtgtttgacagcttaatgaaagatgcggaggtgcacgaagcatgtgatgagcaaatgccagtgaatgtgtgtgatattctcgaacaaccactttccatggctgatgtgtttgacagcttaatgaaagatgcggaggtgcacgaagcatgtgatgagcaaatgccagtgagtgtgtgtggtattctcgaacaaccactttccatggctcatgtgtttgacagcttaatgaaagatgcggaggtgcacgaagcatgtgatgagcaaatgccagtgagtgtgtgtggtattctcgaacaaccactttccatggctcatgtgtttgacagcttaatgaaagatgcggaggtgcacgaagcatgtgatgagcaaatgccagtgaatgtgtgtgatattctcgaacaaccactttccatggctgatgtgtttgacagcttaatgaaagatgcggaggtgcacgaagcatgtgatgagcaaatgccagtgagtgtgtgtggtattctcgaacaaccactttctatggctcatgtgtttgacagcttaatgaaagatgcggaggtgcacgaagcatgtgatgaaaAAACAATCTTACTTGTTGTGCGTGAGACAAATGTGGTTGTACATCAACTGTGCGCTGAGAGAGAGCTGTCTCCGCTATTGAGGTTTGGTCGGTATTTGAAGTCGGTTATTGGTACCGTTTGCAGTGTTGTAGGTGGGGTAGTCGGGTTAGGGACTTTATCTCCCCATCTTTTTAAGGGCTTCGTCgtggaggggaagaagacTTCGTGTTTAATACCGAGGGTTTCTGGATATCCCTTCAAGAAGTGCTCTTACTTACCAAAGGGGTCATTGATGGTTGTTATGTTGATGGATGCTGAAGGGCGGCAGGTCCTCACAAAACATTTCGTATTGAATAGTGGTAGCCTTGGTCTTTTCAAGGAATTAACTGTAATGGCAGATGAGGATGCGGCCTCGCGGCAGGACAGGGTGTTGAACGTAAGCCGAAGGTTGCGAAATGCCGTAAAACTCATTGGTGGTATCGAGGGTTGTGTGAGTGTGGCAGATTCACCTCAGAACCCGGGGAGGTTGAGGCTCCAAGTGATGCCGAGGCACGTTCGCACCTCCAAGCTGATTTCGTTGTGGGAAGTGAGCGTGATTCCTAGTATAATAATCACCGAAATTGCAAGTAAGCCGgacctttttttgtttagtttgAGTGGTGGGATTGCACACTATTCCATGAAAGTCCCCCGTGCCGCATGTAGAGGCGACACGCGTAACATGTCGTGGATTtatgaaaaaggagagaTTCAAACTGACGCATTGGATAAGCTGTCGGTGCGACGATGCCGACACAGACCCAACTGTGGAGATGGGTTGTCCACCCATTGTTTGACTGTAGAGGCGGTGCAAAACCTTATGCACGGTGAAATGGTGGAAGTCGGCCTCGAGCATCTTTCCGGTTCCAAGGGGGAAACGTCGAGGCAAGAGTGCGGTAACTCTTTGACAAATGGAAGAGGGAGGTCAACCTCATCAGTTGCAATATCTGCAGTACCAGACGTGAGAGAGTCCGCTATCGACGACCAGGTTATGAGGGTGGTGCCGTGGTCGCCAAGCGCATTCGTGCGTGACCCGATAGTATCGCGGGATCGACGGGTTCTTGGCCACAGCGATGCTCCGCGGCTGTCGCCGTCGTTAGGCTCACTGTCCTTAGCGACAGGTGAAAGTGACCAGCATCCAGCGCACTGCGCATTGGTACGACTGGGGCCGTTGTCGTCGGCAAAACAGGAAACCAGGACCAACGAAAACCGGGTGGGGGCACTGCAGGTCGCCGGGGACGACACAAGCTTGAATGGGTTGTATGAACGAAAGAGATTGGGTCTACTGGACTTCGTGCGAGCTGGCAGACCTGACGCCCCAAAAACCAAGGTCCTTTCCGACAGAACGcagagcggaagtgactctCCACAAGGAATGGGCGTTCGGCTGCCGCGTACGGCTGTTGCCAGACAATTCCTTCCCGATCGAACGTACGGTGGTGTCGAGAGTGCCATTTTTGGTTGTGATGTGTCTCAGTGGCCTGGTGATTTTGAGAAACGGGAACAGCATTGTCAGAAAAGCCTCTCAGACATCATACCCATCACTCAGCGGGAGGCAGAGGAGTTAGGGAGAGAGCGACACTTCATCGAGAGGATACTCGGCAAGGCATCACGCCTAAGCCAACGTAACGTGACAGTGAGGGAGGTTGAGGCTGACGAGGTAGCAATGGAGTTGATATTTCAAAGCGAGGATCTCTCTCAGGCGTACAAGTGTCAAGTCTCACTTCTTGCTAAAGCATACCTTGAGGAGGTTGAGGCTGCGGCTGTTCGACGGGTTATCGAATTGTCTAGGGGCTCCCCTCGTGCGGATACTTTACAACATGCGCTGGCGGTACGTGAAGGTCGGCGGATGCAACTTTCAGAGAAGGCAGCAAACGAGATGAAGGCTGGGACTGCTATTCATAACGGTCCAATCGACAGAGCCAACCCCCGTGGCGTGCCCCAGCCCTGGGCGCACCTGTGCCACCACGATCTAGTGGCAGATGGCAACGCACAAGCTATCGCTGCTGCTTGTAGAGGTGCCCAGCATTTTGGCACGAAAATGTTTGCGTACATTTGTGAGCTGTCGAaacagaaggaggagaagaaTGAGTCAATTTTCAATAAGTACCCATTCTTACCGCCGCTACCGTACGGTGTTCCTCTGTCGGACATAGAACTTTCCACCGACCTGGAGTTTAGGCAGTGTGCACTCAAGCTACGGGAGAATCCCAACGACGAAGGCAGTAAAGATGAGATGCGCTGTATTGTGTTACGACTTGCAAAGGTCCATGCGATCGACCGCGTTAACACGGCTCCCGAAGGGTTAAGAGGGCTGTGGGATACAATTTTGCAACATCATCCTGTATCCGAGTGTGATAACGGGAGTGGCTTCTATGGCAACACTGCGGTTTGTGTTGATGAGGATCGTCTCCCGCAGCTTACTGGCCCAACTGTTGCCGATGTGAGAGTACTGCGGGGATTGGGCGGTGGGTCTGCTTATAAGCAATTCATTGCCTGTTGCAGGAAAGACCTACCCTGCGCGTTGAAACGGTGGGGCACGCAGCTGGCACTTGGTGGAGCTGATGCTTTTCACTTAAGCACAGAGGACCTCGGACTCATCAGGGGTTTCTATAATGGCGCAGCAGGGGGCAGTGGCAAGTTGTTGAGCTACGGAAACTTCGAGGAGTTTTTGGTGCAAACTCTGGGAAGTCGTCCAGACGTAACATTAGCGGGGCTCAACCAGCTGCTCCAAACGACATTTGCAGCACTGAGTAGACCACATGTTGTAAAGTTTGATGACTTTACCCAGTTCCTTACGGCGCTTGCTGCTTGCGAGTATCTTGGTGGTGGCAACCCTCTTCCAGCAGTGAGACGGCGCCCTGCTGGGAAACTGGCCCCTCTGCTGGTAACACCTCCTCGTGCATCCGTGGCGACGCGTTTCCCCGATTCGTCGAGACATCGCTTCGATTTAGTCCCACTCTGCCCAAGAGAAACACGGTTACAGCCTTTAAGGGTTAATAAGACAACTGACTCTCCTGTGCCTGTATCGGTCGCCTCTGAAACGACAGAGGTGACTACGTTTGCAGGTGATGGTGCACACGAGCGGCGGTGCAGCACCGGAGCTGGTGGTGCGTTCCGACGCGCCGCGCTGCAGCGGCCATCAACTGCTCAGTGGAGCGTTGTGCCGAGAGAACGTGTTCCGCAACACGCGTCACCGCCCTTGATGCCACGCAACGCAGAGGTATGGACACCTGAGGTTACTGGAAAAAGCGGAAGTGAGTCTGTTACGCCTGAAAGCACATCGGAATCGGGAAATGAAGAGGCGTAA
- a CDS encoding lysosomal/endosomal membrane protein p67 (Lysosomal/endosomal membrane protein p67. May contain misassembly at its C-terminal. identical to GB:AAC28456.1: lysosomal/endosomal membrane protein p67 {Trypanosoma brucei rhodesiense} (PMID:10029306)) yields the protein MMCTATVMRTPSAVLCLLLAATLTLSTPVAVRGEVLKDATPAVVTVWYNATSGGFYATDGLASGKYAAIVNVSNTFNKTGWDVVTAVANDGFMHLPGEAEPSAERVLLAYKAVGFGEGYATYESMKASINNTFEGPEGLSALLSDAPQAQHWIEEHVRYMDAAKFESSAFYTQLRNMLALIDGMVAGYNARAPADERLDRMKLLMYNMQAEIGDIVRATSPAEVLDDMRQMMPRWFVDTHCSAFVKVVKDDIYFGHATWSSFNTMLRQYKTYAFGGRFVTMSSYPGLAHSVDDWYMTHKRLAVMETTNVIHNATLLRNHVGSSSVATFLRAMIANFIAVDAPSWVSNFSRESSGAYNNQWMVLNMGAVESEAMFKNMAPNTFWVLEQLPGTAPPLGITSKDMTSVLNTTGYWASYNRPYFPNVYNLSGTLKMQEEYGDFYSYKNYSRARIFERDQGSVVDIESMKRLMRYNNYTKDPFSLIPNCTGAVGMDDDGNVTNVCKPPYSAMLSIAARGDLNPPGNATEYGPLVRSVGHVNSGAIDAKIATWTGMVKNPESYTAHVVCGPTTDNQPPFQWVDGMFDPMPPTYGLLKLYNFSFVAMETPFFKSDVVDVVWWIISGIGIGATILLLSIVLYYNTECSVGVDEDELLPEEAEGLIDPQN from the coding sequence ATGATGTGTACCGCAACCGTTATGAGGACTCCCTCTGCGGTTTTGTGCCTGCTGCTTGCGGCAACCCTGACTCTCAGCACTCCCGTTGCCGTTCGCGGGGAAGTGCTTAAGGATGCGACCCCTGCAGTTGTGACAGTCTGGTATAACGCCACGAGCGGCGGTTTCTATGCTACGGATGGTCTTGCATCTGGTAAGTATGCTGCAATCGTGAATGTGAGTAACACTTTCAACAAGACCGGTTGGGACGTTGTGACTGCTGTGGCAAACGATGGTTTCATGCATTTGCCTGGAGAAGCGGAACCGTCAGCAGAGCGCGTGCTACTGGCATACAAGGCTGTAGGTTTTGGTGAAGGCTACGCCACGTATGAGAGCATGAAGGCTTCCATAAACAATACGTTTGAGGGTCCTGAGGGTCTCTCTGCGCTTTTGTCTGATGCGCCGCAGGCACAACACTGGATTGAAGAGCACGTTCGGTATATGGACGCTGCGAAGTTCGAGAGCAGTGCATTCTACACCCAGCTGCGAAACATGTTAGCTCTCATTGATGGTATGGTTGCTGGTTACAACGCTCGTGCCCCTGCTGACGAACGGTTGGATCGGATGAAGCTGTTAATGTACAACATGCAAGCAGAGATTGGTGACATTGTGAGGGCCACATCCCCTGCGGAGGTATTGGATGATATGCGTCAGATGATGCCGCGGTGGTTTGTTGACACCCACTGTTCTGCCTTTGTAAAGGTCGTAAAGGATGACATCTACTTTGGTCACGCCACGTGGAGCAGCTTCAATACTATGTTGAGGCAGTACAAAACGTATGCCTTCGGCGGGCGCTTCGTTACCATGTCATCTTACCCAGGTTTGGCGCACAGTGTGGATGATTGGTACATGACACACAAGCGCCTCGCAGTCATGGAGACCACCAACGTCATACACAATGCAACGCTGCTGCGCAACCATGTCGGTTCCTCTAGCGTGGCTACGTTTCTGCGTGCGATGATCGCGAACTTCATTGCGGTGGACGCCCCCTCATGGGTGTCGAACTTCAGCAGGGAAAGCAGTGGGGCGTACAACAATCAGTGGATGGTGCTCAACATGGGTGCAGTGGAGTCCGAGGCGATGTTTAAAAACATGGCACCCAACACCTTTTGGGTGTTAGAGCAGCTCCCTGGTACTGCTCCTCCGTTGGGTATAACATCTAAGGATATGACCAGCGTGCTGAACACCACTGGGTACTGGGCGAGTTATAACAGACCGTACTTCCCCAATGTGTACAATCTTTCAGGTACGCTGAAGATGCAGGAGGAATACGGTGACTTCTATTCTTACAAGAATTACTCACGCGCCCGGATATTTGAACGTGATCAGGGTTCTGTGGTCGATATTGAAAGCATGAAGAGGCTGATGCGTTACAACAACTACACGAAAGACCCATTTTCTCTTATTCCCAACTGCACTGGTGCTGTTGGTATGGATGACGATGGTAATGTGACTAATGTCTGCAAGCCTCCATACAGTGCGATGCTTTCAATCGCAGCACGTGGTGATTTGAACCCTCCTGGTAATGCGACCGAGTACGGCCCACTTGTCCGAAGTGTAGGACACGTAAATAGTGGAGCTATCGATGCAAAGATAGCGACGTGGACGGGGATGGTGAAGAATCCTGAAAGTTATACTGCTCATGTTGTCTGTGGCCCGACGACCGATAATCAACCACCGTTTCAGTGGGTGGACGGCATGTTCGATCCCATGCCCCCAACATATGGGTTGCTGAAATTGTATAACTTTAGCTTCGTAGCCATGGAGACGCCGTTTTTTAAAAGCGATGTTGTCGACGTAGTTTGGTGGATTATTTCGGGAATTGGAATAGGAGCTACTATTTTATTACTATCTATTGTTCTTTATTATAATACCGAGTGTAGTGTCGGTGTTGATGAGGATGAACTTCTTCCCGAAGAGGCTGAAGGTCTTATAGATCCTCAGAACTAG
- a CDS encoding ecotin, putative, giving the protein MTDRPPTLADFKAPYPEPGPDQTCCIILLEEKPDEEENYRVELIPGRVMEDGLATGTVSGVVREEVIHGWGYSYYVVEMEPLVTTRRSIRSFHRPTRFVPVPTKHFIRYNSQLPVVVYLPHNTELRYRVWTPIDMQKVEPTEPEGLLKIEERAG; this is encoded by the coding sequence atgaCAGACCGACCTCCGACACTCGCTGACTTCAAGGCCCCTTACCCTGAGCCGGGTCCCGACCAGACCTGCTGCATTATACTGCTCGAAGAGAAACcagatgaagaggaaaactACCGAGTGGAGCTCATCCCAGGTCGTGTGATGGAGGATGGGTTGGCCACGGGTACGGTCTCCGGCGTGGTGAGGGAGGAGGTTATTCACGGCTGGGGATATAGCTACTACGTGGTAGAGATGGAGCCACTCGTAACCACGCGTAGATCAATCCGTTCTTTCCACCGACCGACTCGTTTCGTCCCCGTTCCGACCAAGCACTTCATTCGTTACAACAGCCAACTACCAGTGGTAGTGTATCTCCCCCATAATACGGAGCTGAGGTATCGCGTGTGGACACCCATTGATATGCAGAAGGTGGAACCCACAGAACCGGAGGGTCTGCTCAAGATCGAGGAGAGGGCGGGTTAG
- a CDS encoding 60S acidic ribosomal protein, putative, with amino-acid sequence MSQQLACTYASLILSGSGNVDAAKLLAVTNAAGVTVSKGMAEAFASILGGISIDEVLGNIAFGGGAPVASSGGAAAAAPAAGGAPAAAAPAKEEEEDDDDMGFGLFD; translated from the coding sequence atgtcGCAGCAGCTTGCATGCACATACGCCTCCTTGATACTCTCTGGCAGCGGGAATGTTGACGCCGCGAAGCTGCTTGCCGTAACAAATGCTGCTGGCGTTACTGTCAGTAAAGGTATGGCAGAAGCTTTTGCCTCAATTCTTGGTGGTATTTCCATTGATGAGGTTCTTGGCAATATTGCGTTCGGTGGTGGTGCGCCTGTTGCGTCTAGTGGAggcgccgctgctgctgctcctgcCGCCGGTGGCGCacctgctgccgctgctcctgcaaaggaggaagaggaagatgatgatgatatgggCTTCGGTCTTTTTGACTAA